From Actinoplanes oblitus, a single genomic window includes:
- a CDS encoding GGDEF domain-containing protein, translated as MHAMNIAVLGAAAVLGAAAARMGTAPLICQLKAQVRELTRRVHEDPLTAVLNRSGLEHAYAAYADRDRYLILLDLDAFKQANDRHGHPAGDQVLAAAGARLTTIASRLDGWAGRLGGDEFALILPADNLHVASAAATEACAPFLVEDLPTGPLSVPGTAGLAYARPRYPWPQILADADIALYQAKRASAPVAYQHGMTYPDALPYLRRQARDAAHLPRCCPHQPRRCTDRDERPLIADLLCGADLECLAKAALDLWQNPDTAALTERQQQALERARDALADEYTDARDPTRLWRSPAPTVWVLRRRDRHTDAVSLHADPDAAYAALAEHVRSSWANVASELGAPPEPPDDARQAVALYYGPDGDAQPDEGFSIYPDEIATADPHWPGRQAAR; from the coding sequence ATGCATGCGATGAATATCGCGGTCCTCGGCGCCGCGGCCGTCCTTGGTGCCGCGGCCGCCCGCATGGGTACCGCACCGCTGATCTGCCAGCTGAAGGCACAGGTCCGCGAGTTGACTCGACGCGTCCACGAGGACCCGCTGACCGCCGTCCTCAACCGATCCGGTCTCGAACACGCCTACGCCGCCTACGCCGACCGGGACAGATACCTGATCCTGCTCGACCTGGACGCCTTCAAGCAGGCCAACGATCGGCATGGCCACCCCGCCGGCGACCAGGTGCTGGCCGCCGCGGGCGCCCGCCTGACCACAATCGCCTCCCGCCTGGACGGTTGGGCCGGTCGGCTCGGCGGCGACGAATTCGCCCTGATCCTGCCCGCGGACAACTTGCACGTAGCCAGCGCCGCGGCAACCGAGGCGTGCGCACCGTTTCTGGTCGAAGATCTGCCGACCGGGCCGCTGTCCGTGCCCGGCACCGCCGGACTCGCCTACGCCCGCCCCAGATATCCCTGGCCACAGATTCTGGCTGACGCCGACATTGCGCTGTACCAGGCCAAACGTGCCAGTGCGCCGGTTGCCTACCAGCACGGCATGACCTACCCCGATGCCCTGCCGTACCTGCGCCGACAGGCACGCGACGCAGCCCACCTTCCCCGCTGTTGTCCCCACCAGCCGAGGCGCTGCACCGACCGGGATGAGCGGCCCCTGATCGCTGATCTGCTCTGCGGCGCCGACCTCGAATGCCTTGCGAAAGCGGCCCTCGACCTGTGGCAGAACCCGGACACAGCGGCTCTCACCGAACGCCAGCAGCAGGCCCTTGAGCGAGCCCGCGACGCACTGGCTGACGAGTACACCGACGCCCGCGATCCGACGCGGCTATGGCGATCACCGGCACCGACGGTGTGGGTGCTGCGTCGGCGGGACCGTCATACCGATGCCGTAAGCCTGCACGCCGACCCGGACGCGGCGTATGCCGCCCTCGCTGAGCACGTCAGATCATCGTGGGCCAACGTCGCATCGGAGCTCGGCGCGCCACCGGAGCCTCCAGACGACGCGCGTCAAGCCGTCGCCCTGTACTACGGGCCTGACGGTGACGCTCAGCCGGACGAGGGGTTCAGCATCTACCCGGACGAGATCGCCACCGCAGATCCGCACTGGCCCGGCCGGCAGGCAGCGCGGTGA
- a CDS encoding DUF932 domain-containing protein — MMQMLTAQKARADDIIASSAKLRSVDGNLVIAGAVPQLRNDGVTLTDGVYALNDIALGGIGDKLKIPLPYLRRMAQKNVRLLDENINGWLDDDNRRFLIRCLRDHPTSSTGIARAVLSDCYLRIDNLDALLSVLDGIRETGVHVEVASCDLTDRRMYVRFICPQLQVLAPQLLRDYRSPFDGRRGSDLPIICGGFRLTNSETGFGRYRLDPFVRVEVCLNGMSIHRGVLSRVHLGSRITDDDGIIEPSAATIAAELDVIKQQTKDAVKAYLDIDFVTRAVRNLEEAAGISVPRPEETLKVLGQKLKYTEDQQRDILAHFIRGADLSAGGIMQAVTSYGRSVDDADVGYQMENTAVEAMRLAAAAV; from the coding sequence ATGATGCAGATGTTGACTGCTCAGAAGGCTCGCGCCGACGACATCATCGCCAGCTCGGCGAAGCTGCGATCCGTCGACGGCAACCTCGTCATCGCCGGCGCCGTACCCCAGCTGCGCAACGACGGCGTCACCCTGACCGACGGCGTCTACGCGCTCAACGACATCGCTCTAGGCGGCATCGGCGACAAGCTGAAGATCCCCCTGCCCTACCTGCGGCGGATGGCTCAAAAGAACGTGCGGCTGCTGGACGAAAACATCAACGGGTGGCTCGACGACGACAACCGGCGATTCTTGATCCGCTGTCTGCGCGATCACCCGACGAGCAGCACCGGTATCGCCCGGGCGGTCCTGTCCGACTGCTATCTGCGGATCGATAACCTGGACGCGCTGCTGTCGGTGCTCGACGGCATCCGAGAGACTGGAGTGCACGTCGAGGTCGCCTCGTGCGACCTGACCGACCGGCGCATGTACGTCCGGTTCATCTGCCCGCAGCTGCAGGTACTGGCTCCGCAGCTGTTGCGTGACTACCGGTCGCCGTTCGACGGGCGCCGCGGCAGTGACCTTCCGATCATCTGCGGTGGTTTCCGGCTCACCAATTCCGAGACCGGCTTCGGCCGTTACCGCCTGGACCCGTTCGTCCGGGTGGAAGTGTGCCTCAACGGCATGAGCATCCACCGTGGCGTCCTCAGCCGTGTGCATCTAGGCAGCCGAATCACCGACGACGACGGCATCATCGAGCCGTCAGCGGCAACGATCGCCGCGGAGCTCGACGTGATCAAGCAGCAAACCAAGGACGCGGTCAAGGCCTACCTGGACATCGACTTCGTCACCCGTGCCGTCCGCAATCTCGAGGAAGCCGCCGGGATCAGCGTGCCCCGACCCGAGGAAACGCTCAAGGTGCTGGGTCAGAAGCTGAAGTACACCGAGGACCAGCAGCGTGACATCCTGGCGCACTTCATCCGCGGAGCCGATCTGAGCGCGGGCGGCATCATGCAGGCCGTCACGTCCTACGGACGCAGCGTCGACGACGCCGATGTCGGCTACCAGATGGAGAACACCGCAGTCGAGGCCATGCGCCTGGCCGCCGCAGCCGTATAA
- a CDS encoding hydrogenase maturation protein — protein MRILLLVTAFNGFSQRVWCALRAGGHDVGVHVAGGASDIITGVRNANPDLIVAPYLTKRVPAQVWQHWPTVIIHPGPVGDRGPSSLDWAISDGVARWGVTALQAVEEMDAGPIWATRTFAMPGVARRKSALYAGPVADAALQCIVEVVAKAEDPSFTPVWSDRMPVEVPGARARPSMRQADRAIDWAGPGDQIVRRIRAADGAPGVLTEVAGLPVYAYDAHPGTIRGGRPGQVLLRREGAVLVAAGDGSVWLGHLRRATDDSASPTIKLPAVSVLGSRVHGVAHASGRSGRAPQAACGYGQIRYRRAGPVGWLHFDFYNGAMAAGHCRRLLAGLRHATEQDTRVVVVCSGTETFSNGIHLNVIDAATDPAAEGWANVRAINEVCRELISCTRQTVIAAYNGSAGAGGVMLGLGADIVAACNGIVLNPYYTMGLFGSELHTYTLPAWVGAERAARLLADQVPVDADQALRIGLVDEVGPRDPDTFQEWLMSLAIEETDSALVRARVDAKQRRLGAVPPLGVYEARELAEMSRDLFDDRSGFAAARRNFVGKAGAEIAGGLRLRPTSAVPA, from the coding sequence GTGCGCATTTTGCTGCTGGTCACCGCCTTCAACGGGTTCAGTCAGCGTGTCTGGTGTGCGTTGCGGGCTGGCGGGCACGACGTCGGCGTGCATGTCGCTGGCGGTGCCTCCGACATCATCACCGGAGTCCGCAACGCGAATCCGGATCTGATCGTGGCCCCGTATCTGACCAAACGAGTGCCGGCGCAGGTGTGGCAGCACTGGCCGACAGTGATCATCCACCCCGGGCCGGTGGGCGACCGCGGCCCGTCGTCGCTGGATTGGGCCATCAGCGATGGCGTGGCCCGCTGGGGAGTCACCGCCCTGCAGGCCGTCGAGGAAATGGACGCCGGGCCGATCTGGGCCACTCGCACGTTCGCCATGCCGGGTGTTGCCCGACGCAAGTCGGCCCTGTACGCCGGACCGGTCGCCGACGCCGCCTTACAGTGCATCGTCGAGGTTGTCGCCAAGGCCGAGGATCCGTCGTTCACGCCGGTGTGGTCGGACCGGATGCCGGTGGAGGTGCCGGGTGCCCGAGCCCGGCCGTCGATGCGGCAAGCGGACCGGGCGATCGACTGGGCCGGGCCAGGCGATCAGATCGTGCGGCGCATCCGCGCCGCCGACGGCGCACCTGGAGTGTTGACCGAGGTGGCCGGGCTGCCGGTGTACGCCTACGACGCTCACCCCGGCACGATCCGCGGTGGCCGGCCCGGCCAGGTCCTGTTACGCCGCGAAGGCGCCGTCCTGGTCGCTGCAGGCGACGGCAGCGTCTGGCTCGGCCACCTACGCCGGGCCACAGATGACTCAGCGTCGCCGACGATCAAACTGCCCGCTGTGTCCGTCCTCGGTTCGCGGGTTCACGGGGTAGCACACGCGTCCGGGCGATCGGGGCGGGCGCCGCAGGCGGCCTGCGGATACGGGCAGATCCGGTACCGGCGGGCCGGCCCGGTCGGATGGCTGCACTTCGACTTCTACAACGGCGCCATGGCAGCGGGACACTGCCGGCGGCTGCTGGCCGGGCTGCGGCACGCGACGGAGCAGGACACCCGCGTGGTCGTGGTGTGCAGCGGCACGGAAACGTTCAGCAACGGCATCCACCTCAACGTCATCGACGCCGCCACCGATCCGGCGGCCGAAGGGTGGGCGAATGTCCGGGCGATCAACGAGGTGTGCCGGGAACTCATCAGCTGCACACGGCAAACCGTCATCGCTGCCTACAACGGCTCGGCCGGGGCAGGCGGGGTGATGCTCGGGCTCGGCGCCGACATCGTCGCCGCCTGCAACGGAATCGTCCTCAACCCGTACTACACCATGGGCTTGTTCGGCTCCGAGCTGCACACCTATACGTTGCCGGCCTGGGTCGGCGCCGAACGGGCAGCGCGGCTGCTGGCCGACCAAGTCCCGGTGGACGCCGATCAGGCGTTGCGCATCGGTCTGGTCGACGAGGTCGGGCCTCGGGATCCTGACACCTTCCAGGAGTGGCTGATGTCCTTGGCCATCGAGGAGACGGACTCGGCGTTGGTTCGGGCCCGAGTCGACGCGAAACAGCGCCGCCTTGGCGCAGTACCTCCGCTGGGTGTGTATGAGGCTCGTGAGCTGGCGGAGATGAGTCGCGACCTGTTCGACGATCGGTCTGGTTTCGCTGCCGCCCGCCGAAACTTCGTGGGAAAGGCGGGCGCCGAAATTGCTGGCGGACTACGGCTGCGACCGACCTCCGCCGTGCCGGCATGA
- a CDS encoding IS110 family RNA-guided transposase: protein MATGNALRSRGGDVHDGYQVFLGLDVGKDGHHAVALNRDGKRLYDAPLVNTEARLRQLFDKLVKHGAVLVVVDQPASIGALPVAVARTAGHQVAYLPGLAMRRIADLHPGRAKTDARDAFVIADAARTLPHTLRRVDVGDDTLAELEVLVGFDDDLAGEATRLSNRIRGLLTQIHPALERVLGPKAQHKAVLELLSRCGGPAGLRRAGRAKLVEIVRPKAPRMGERLVEQIFTALDEQTVTVPGTAAAEKILPKLADSLREVLQQRDEVAAGVEEMLDAHPLAEVLTSMPGIGVRTAARILLEVGDGTAFATSGHLAAYAGLAPVTRRSGTSIRGEHPPKGGNKQLKRAFFLAAFASLAHPPSRAYYDRKRAAGKRHNAALICLARRRVDVLFAMLRDRQHYQARPTDHALAA from the coding sequence ATGGCGACCGGGAACGCGCTGCGGTCGCGGGGAGGCGATGTGCACGACGGCTACCAGGTGTTTCTCGGTTTGGACGTGGGCAAGGACGGTCACCACGCCGTCGCCCTGAACCGTGACGGCAAGCGTCTGTATGACGCTCCTCTGGTGAATACCGAGGCCCGGTTGCGGCAGCTGTTCGACAAGCTCGTCAAGCACGGTGCGGTGCTGGTCGTCGTTGACCAGCCGGCCTCGATCGGAGCTCTGCCCGTCGCGGTCGCCCGAACTGCGGGCCATCAGGTCGCCTACTTGCCCGGCCTGGCCATGCGCCGCATCGCGGACCTGCATCCCGGCCGTGCGAAGACCGACGCCCGCGACGCGTTCGTGATCGCGGACGCCGCCCGCACCCTGCCCCACACACTGCGCAGGGTCGACGTCGGTGACGACACCCTCGCTGAACTGGAAGTCCTGGTCGGCTTCGACGACGACCTCGCCGGGGAAGCCACCCGCCTCAGCAACCGCATCCGGGGCCTGCTCACCCAGATCCATCCCGCACTCGAACGCGTGCTGGGCCCGAAAGCCCAGCACAAAGCCGTTCTGGAACTGCTGTCGCGTTGCGGCGGACCTGCCGGACTGCGCCGCGCTGGCCGGGCGAAACTCGTCGAGATCGTCCGCCCGAAAGCCCCGAGGATGGGCGAACGCCTCGTCGAGCAGATTTTCACCGCTCTCGACGAGCAGACCGTGACCGTCCCCGGCACCGCAGCGGCGGAGAAGATCCTGCCGAAATTGGCCGACAGCCTGCGCGAGGTGCTCCAGCAACGTGACGAGGTGGCCGCCGGGGTCGAGGAGATGCTTGATGCGCACCCTCTTGCCGAGGTCCTGACATCGATGCCAGGCATCGGGGTCAGGACCGCAGCCCGGATTCTGCTCGAAGTCGGTGACGGCACCGCCTTCGCGACCTCAGGACACCTCGCGGCCTACGCCGGCCTGGCCCCGGTCACCCGCCGCTCCGGCACCAGCATCCGCGGCGAACACCCACCCAAAGGCGGCAACAAACAGCTGAAACGCGCGTTCTTCCTCGCCGCCTTCGCCAGCCTCGCGCATCCGCCGTCACGGGCCTACTACGACCGCAAACGCGCCGCCGGCAAACGGCACAACGCCGCCCTCATCTGCCTCGCACGCCGCCGCGTCGATGTCCTGTTCGCCATGCTCCGCGACCGACAGCACTACCAGGCCCGACCCACAGACCACGCCCTCGCCGCTTGA
- a CDS encoding AraC-like ligand-binding domain-containing protein, with protein MGSAAFRHGQGPHRQVKQVTASSVYSGPHWQHFAISNIDETYNFVRQAFFEVRELFSERNPGSPRLLAAVTRLDDIRLTRLRVFPHTRIAAEPDGDVNITHLVRGRNALSHGKNTRHFGPGDSYAVTPGRRQDFDFADVDLFTVRLPRALLEDVAHAQTGIHGADLRFDSARPISARLGRHWSQTVSHATTTMLYDTCLMQNPLIVAQTRHLLAATALAVFPNTSLDYCHGPAGEFNPRN; from the coding sequence TTGGGATCGGCTGCGTTCAGGCATGGCCAAGGTCCGCATCGGCAGGTGAAGCAGGTGACAGCTTCCTCGGTCTACTCCGGCCCGCACTGGCAGCACTTCGCGATTTCCAACATCGACGAGACCTACAACTTCGTCCGGCAGGCCTTCTTCGAGGTCAGGGAGCTGTTCTCGGAGCGGAATCCCGGTTCACCCCGGCTCCTGGCGGCCGTGACCCGGCTCGACGACATCCGCCTGACCCGGCTGCGGGTCTTTCCCCATACCCGTATCGCCGCCGAGCCGGACGGCGACGTGAACATCACTCACCTGGTCCGCGGCCGGAACGCCCTCAGCCACGGAAAGAACACACGGCATTTCGGGCCCGGCGACAGCTACGCAGTCACCCCAGGCCGCCGGCAGGACTTCGACTTCGCCGACGTCGACCTGTTCACGGTACGGCTACCGCGCGCACTGCTCGAAGACGTCGCGCACGCCCAGACCGGCATCCACGGCGCCGACCTGCGCTTCGACAGCGCACGGCCGATCAGTGCACGTCTCGGGCGGCACTGGTCACAGACCGTCTCCCATGCCACGACCACCATGCTCTACGACACCTGCCTGATGCAGAACCCCCTGATCGTGGCGCAGACACGACACCTGCTCGCGGCCACCGCACTCGCGGTCTTTCCCAACACCAGCCTCGACTATTGCCACGGACCGGCAGGTGAATTCAACCCACGGAACTAA
- a CDS encoding STAS domain-containing protein, giving the protein MTVATLHRSDALIIRVVGDLVGDTRKEWDPLVAALPPGIRRVVVDMADADFMDGAGLRALLHARHACVSLGVTFTVQNPGMSARYLMELTGTTDLLLPTDLPEDPAESQRPTEREAGTGRDARCPAPSGRPLALTSVNTWAGQRTDIEQDLRCGVVLDVTNQSTDYCPIRTQPHTVARRAVGLDRRQRRSTDPDLGADRDVTRRVAGFDRRQLAGLVFLGGEDPDVARRAADFDRRQPRRWCRTSPARSGRREGRRL; this is encoded by the coding sequence ATGACCGTGGCCACGCTGCATCGCAGCGACGCACTCATCATCCGGGTCGTCGGCGACCTGGTCGGGGATACCAGGAAGGAGTGGGACCCGCTGGTAGCGGCTCTACCTCCGGGTATCCGGCGTGTGGTGGTGGATATGGCCGATGCTGACTTCATGGATGGCGCGGGCCTACGTGCTCTGCTGCACGCCCGACACGCCTGCGTCAGCCTCGGTGTCACCTTCACAGTGCAAAACCCCGGCATGTCTGCGCGCTATCTGATGGAACTGACCGGAACGACCGACCTACTACTGCCCACCGACTTGCCCGAGGATCCCGCCGAGAGTCAACGACCCACCGAGCGTGAAGCAGGCACGGGCCGAGACGCGAGGTGCCCGGCGCCTTCCGGGCGCCCTCTGGCCTTGACGTCGGTGAACACATGGGCCGGGCAACGTACCGATATCGAGCAGGACTTGCGCTGTGGTGTCGTGCTCGATGTGACCAACCAATCGACCGACTACTGCCCGATCCGGACTCAACCTCATACGGTCGCAAGGAGGGCTGTCGGCCTTGACCGACGGCAGCGCCGGAGTACTGACCCGGATCTGGGAGCCGATCGGGATGTCACAAGGAGGGTCGCCGGCTTTGACCGACGGCAGCTTGCCGGTCTGGTTTTCCTCGGTGGCGAAGATCCGGATGTCGCAAGGAGGGCCGCTGACTTTGACCGACGGCAGCCTCGGCGCTGGTGCAGAACCTCGCCAGCCCGTTCGGGTCGCAGGGAGGGCCGCCGGCTTTGA
- the cas7g gene encoding type I-G CRISPR-associated RAMP protein Csb1/Cas7g, giving the protein MTDVAERLITALGEDSADTGIVFSAVYQPVGGPGGTVMPPTFPTSEEQRIAARREGRFPRPYLFEERWVDGTRRSTVVVDQVPSQANRVEEALLDARDCGRLPLPLFELEVKEHGVRLTSLDFPHRFADAYLRDSEVGGVRFDKSEVGRALRSATAADVRPLFEREPYSLVFGAWDSHRKGRPLKLPRIYTSSMFGLEPLDGGRQAGKLDPVNLSGAIDDKAKAESDWRFLPEGAKRTGGRLSEIGHGNIAPNPGHGGVTVDEIRRRGWVSFAGLRRLRFGDVSPEAALLGRATLAALALAGDRLAFGRASVWLRSGCDLTRISDEVGIEQAGGQVEALAVTAADAVAAFVALRERAATAGLPMAGDVVPVTPTPQLAAAIRYAVTQAVGDGE; this is encoded by the coding sequence ATGACGGACGTGGCGGAGCGGTTGATCACGGCACTGGGTGAGGACAGCGCTGACACGGGCATCGTGTTCAGTGCGGTTTATCAGCCTGTTGGCGGGCCGGGTGGGACGGTGATGCCGCCAACGTTTCCGACCTCCGAGGAGCAGCGGATCGCTGCTCGGCGAGAGGGGAGGTTTCCGCGACCGTACCTGTTCGAGGAACGGTGGGTGGACGGGACGCGTCGCAGCACCGTGGTAGTGGATCAGGTTCCGTCGCAGGCGAACCGGGTGGAGGAGGCTTTGCTGGATGCTCGTGACTGTGGCCGGTTGCCTCTGCCGTTGTTCGAGCTGGAGGTTAAGGAACACGGCGTCCGGTTGACCTCTTTGGATTTTCCGCACCGGTTCGCCGATGCGTATCTGCGTGACAGCGAGGTCGGCGGGGTCCGGTTCGACAAGAGTGAGGTCGGGCGGGCGCTGCGCTCGGCGACGGCAGCCGATGTGCGGCCGTTGTTCGAACGGGAGCCGTATTCGTTGGTGTTCGGCGCGTGGGACTCACACCGTAAGGGCCGGCCGTTGAAGCTGCCCCGGATCTACACCTCGTCGATGTTCGGACTGGAGCCGCTGGACGGTGGTCGGCAGGCCGGAAAGCTGGATCCGGTCAACCTCAGCGGTGCGATCGACGACAAGGCGAAGGCGGAGAGTGACTGGCGGTTCCTGCCGGAGGGTGCGAAACGCACCGGTGGGCGCTTGTCGGAGATCGGGCACGGCAACATCGCGCCGAATCCGGGGCACGGCGGGGTGACGGTGGACGAGATCCGCCGCCGCGGGTGGGTGTCGTTCGCCGGGTTGCGGCGGCTGCGGTTCGGTGACGTGTCGCCGGAGGCGGCGCTGTTGGGCCGGGCGACGCTGGCGGCGCTGGCGCTGGCCGGGGATCGGCTGGCGTTCGGGCGGGCGTCAGTGTGGCTGCGCTCGGGCTGCGACCTGACCCGGATCAGTGACGAGGTGGGCATCGAGCAGGCGGGTGGTCAAGTCGAAGCGTTGGCGGTGACGGCGGCCGACGCGGTCGCCGCGTTCGTCGCCTTGCGGGAGCGGGCCGCGACGGCGGGTCTGCCGATGGCCGGCGATGTGGTGCCGGTGACGCCGACCCCGCAGTTGGCGGCGGCGATCCGGTACGCGGTCACGCAGGCTGTCGGGGACGGGGAGTGA
- the csb2 gene encoding type I-G CRISPR-associated protein Csb2 encodes MSILVRLREGRYDAAVGGDQMEWPPHPARLFCALVASAEHDPARDGFVADTAALRWLEQAGPPVLWAADAVPSQRFGYAVTNSTNTKKYDAGSQFWPGRTARASRRAGALPADDAVLFAWPDATAEDAVLWRLSRLARRVPYLGRSTSTVQIEVGDEQVAARPAWTAYRPVPLGTAGSVLLRVPYPGYLDDLRALYQAGQDSWEISRPAAYAPDGAAPLGPVARPFPELAVFPLQRGVPVSGNGFLTVTEVLRKTVLSRVADPVPPQVSGHGADDSRHVAFLPLLDVGHRHARGHLLGVAVAIPSDMPEPDRLAVVRGLYASTDPGGQDGSAAAGGQPGPIRQLRLGSAGLLRLADPLDEDTDPASPPTWGLQPRRWSGPKGGARRWVTVTPVMLDRYPSRQDVVEDLLAASFVRAGYPEPETVTVVEAPLPRGAITRPRRGTMPQKWGRRPLLHCHVSFPQPVQGPVIAGALRYLGCGLLLPEATT; translated from the coding sequence GTGAGTATCCTCGTCCGGCTGCGCGAGGGCCGGTACGACGCCGCGGTCGGTGGAGACCAGATGGAGTGGCCGCCGCATCCTGCCAGGTTGTTCTGTGCGCTGGTCGCTTCGGCCGAGCACGACCCGGCGAGGGACGGATTCGTGGCTGACACGGCGGCGTTGCGGTGGCTGGAGCAGGCCGGGCCGCCGGTGCTCTGGGCGGCTGACGCCGTGCCGTCACAACGGTTCGGGTACGCGGTCACTAACAGCACCAACACCAAGAAGTACGACGCTGGCAGTCAGTTCTGGCCGGGCCGGACCGCTCGGGCGTCGCGGCGGGCCGGGGCGCTGCCTGCCGACGACGCGGTGCTGTTCGCCTGGCCGGACGCGACCGCCGAGGACGCGGTGCTGTGGCGGCTGTCGCGGTTGGCCCGGCGGGTGCCGTATCTGGGCCGGTCGACGTCGACGGTGCAGATCGAGGTCGGCGATGAGCAGGTGGCGGCTAGGCCGGCGTGGACGGCGTATCGGCCGGTGCCGTTGGGCACCGCCGGGTCGGTGCTGCTGCGGGTGCCGTACCCGGGGTACCTCGACGATCTGCGGGCGCTGTACCAGGCGGGTCAGGACTCGTGGGAGATTTCCCGCCCGGCCGCGTATGCCCCCGACGGTGCTGCCCCGCTCGGGCCGGTGGCGCGCCCGTTCCCCGAGCTGGCGGTGTTTCCCCTGCAGCGTGGGGTGCCGGTCAGCGGCAATGGTTTCCTCACAGTCACCGAGGTACTGCGCAAGACGGTGCTCAGCCGGGTCGCGGACCCGGTGCCGCCGCAGGTGAGCGGGCACGGCGCCGACGACAGCCGGCACGTGGCGTTCCTGCCGCTGCTGGACGTCGGGCACCGACACGCTCGCGGTCATCTGCTCGGGGTGGCGGTGGCGATCCCGTCGGACATGCCCGAGCCGGACCGGCTGGCGGTGGTGCGCGGCCTGTACGCCTCGACTGATCCCGGCGGGCAGGACGGTTCGGCGGCCGCCGGTGGCCAGCCCGGCCCCATCCGGCAGCTGCGGCTCGGTAGTGCCGGGTTGCTCCGGCTGGCCGACCCGCTCGACGAGGACACCGACCCGGCGTCGCCGCCGACGTGGGGGTTGCAGCCGCGACGCTGGTCCGGCCCGAAAGGCGGGGCGCGGCGGTGGGTGACGGTCACACCGGTGATGCTGGACCGGTACCCCAGCCGACAGGACGTCGTCGAGGATCTGCTGGCCGCCTCGTTCGTGCGGGCCGGCTATCCGGAACCGGAGACCGTGACGGTGGTGGAGGCGCCGCTGCCGCGAGGCGCCATAACGCGCCCGCGCCGCGGCACGATGCCGCAGAAGTGGGGGCGCCGGCCGCTGCTGCATTGCCACGTGTCGTTCCCGCAGCCGGTGCAGGGCCCGGTGATCGCCGGAGCATTGCGCTACCTGGGCTGTGGCCTGCTGCTGCCGGAGGCAACCACATGA